The following are from one region of the Thermodesulforhabdaceae bacterium genome:
- a CDS encoding 6-phosphofructokinase has product MKIGVMTSGGDSPGMNAAVRAIVRQALNHSIEVFGIENGFEGLVSGQIRSLGWHDVGGIINRGGTFLGTARSEKFRTLEGRREAAKNLVRFQIDALVVIGGDGSLTGAKVLADEWEEHIKVFQAEGIDTSQVNTLKILGLPGSIDNDLYGTDMSIGADTALNHIIRAMDDLTSTAASHQRTFVIETMGRHCGYLALMAGLAGGASWILIPEEELDIRWHQKMIEAIDKSRKAGRSHQMIVVSEGARHPDGLKIKSEEIKELISKKLGLDVRLTVLGHIQRGGAPTAFDRILATRLGVAAVDFLVENQNSQVCHMVGLIKNKPAFTPLEEVISKSREVGEAVENGDYKRAQELRGESFRKALELAKMLSQIHPAKTCSDEGSVLVFTGGADSPGMNTLLSVLGRCLLNHGIRVVAARNTFLGLIQGDISTLTWDELVKWINRPSSEIGTMRIELKDSDYAKISEQLERHKIIGIVAVGGLKTYYYMEKFVTLRERFPSFNIPVILIPASIDNNLPGTEFSIGADTALNAVVDAVDKIRNTAGASRRAFIVEVMGRQSGFLALMGAMASGGEKAYIPEQGISLKDLVNDVEMLKESFECGKKMVVFLKNEASSRYYTTDFIRRVFEEEGGGKFGVRTTILGHIQRGGMPTAFDRVLACRFGAYAASLMTEFINEKDQSKSAVVLGIRGRGIAATPLEEAMNEMDRENDRPKNQWFLELIDVADKLALPFPYCNRR; this is encoded by the coding sequence ATGAAGATAGGCGTTATGACAAGCGGTGGGGATTCTCCAGGAATGAATGCGGCGGTAAGAGCCATAGTTCGTCAGGCTCTTAATCACAGCATAGAAGTGTTTGGTATAGAAAACGGCTTTGAAGGGCTTGTATCAGGACAGATAAGATCCCTCGGCTGGCATGATGTCGGCGGCATCATTAACCGTGGCGGAACTTTTCTGGGCACAGCTCGATCCGAAAAATTCAGGACCCTGGAAGGAAGACGGGAAGCTGCTAAGAATCTTGTTCGCTTTCAGATTGACGCGCTGGTTGTTATTGGAGGCGACGGATCACTCACGGGCGCCAAGGTATTAGCAGATGAGTGGGAAGAGCATATAAAAGTCTTTCAAGCCGAGGGAATTGATACAAGTCAGGTGAACACATTAAAGATCTTAGGACTTCCTGGTTCAATCGATAACGATCTTTACGGCACTGATATGTCCATTGGTGCCGACACCGCCTTAAACCATATTATCAGGGCTATGGATGATCTCACATCTACGGCGGCTTCTCATCAGCGAACCTTCGTCATAGAAACCATGGGCCGCCACTGTGGATATCTGGCTCTTATGGCTGGACTGGCTGGTGGAGCATCATGGATACTTATTCCCGAAGAGGAACTAGATATTCGGTGGCATCAGAAAATGATCGAAGCCATAGATAAGTCTCGCAAAGCTGGAAGATCTCACCAAATGATAGTGGTTTCCGAAGGAGCAAGGCACCCAGATGGACTTAAAATCAAATCCGAAGAAATTAAAGAACTCATCTCAAAAAAGCTTGGGCTAGATGTCAGGTTAACCGTTTTAGGTCACATCCAAAGAGGAGGGGCTCCGACAGCTTTTGATAGGATTCTTGCAACAAGGCTAGGTGTTGCAGCTGTTGATTTTCTTGTGGAAAATCAGAATAGCCAGGTTTGTCATATGGTAGGGCTTATTAAAAATAAACCTGCCTTTACACCACTTGAGGAGGTAATTTCCAAGAGCAGAGAAGTGGGGGAAGCTGTTGAAAACGGTGACTATAAACGTGCTCAAGAACTTAGAGGCGAAAGTTTCAGAAAGGCTCTAGAGCTTGCCAAAATGTTATCTCAGATACATCCCGCCAAAACTTGCTCCGATGAAGGTTCTGTTCTCGTCTTCACAGGAGGAGCCGACTCCCCTGGAATGAACACTCTCTTGAGCGTGCTCGGACGTTGTCTATTAAACCATGGCATTAGAGTAGTTGCGGCAAGAAACACTTTCCTTGGGCTAATTCAGGGGGATATTTCCACTCTAACATGGGATGAACTGGTAAAATGGATTAACAGACCAAGTTCCGAAATTGGCACAATGAGAATAGAACTCAAAGACAGCGATTACGCAAAAATATCTGAACAACTGGAGCGTCATAAAATTATAGGCATTGTGGCAGTGGGAGGACTTAAAACTTATTACTACATGGAGAAATTTGTAACTTTGAGAGAACGATTCCCAAGTTTCAACATTCCCGTTATTCTTATTCCAGCGTCAATAGATAATAATCTGCCAGGAACTGAATTCTCCATAGGAGCCGATACCGCTCTAAACGCTGTGGTTGATGCAGTGGATAAAATCAGGAACACAGCAGGAGCCAGCCGTCGAGCTTTCATAGTTGAAGTTATGGGACGCCAGAGCGGGTTTTTAGCTCTTATGGGAGCCATGGCTTCTGGAGGCGAAAAAGCCTACATTCCCGAACAGGGTATCTCCCTAAAGGATCTCGTAAATGATGTTGAAATGCTTAAAGAAAGTTTTGAATGTGGCAAAAAAATGGTGGTCTTTTTGAAAAACGAGGCTTCATCAAGATATTACACAACTGACTTTATCCGAAGGGTGTTTGAAGAAGAGGGTGGTGGAAAATTTGGTGTAAGAACAACTATATTGGGACACATTCAGAGAGGTGGAATGCCAACAGCTTTTGATCGTGTGCTTGCCTGTCGTTTCGGCGCCTATGCAGCTTCTCTAATGACAGAGTTCATTAACGAAAAGGATCAATCTAAAAGCGCTGTTGTATTGGGTATAAGAGGGCGGGGAATTGCAGCAACACCTTTAGAAGAAGCTATGAACGAAATGGATAGGGAAAACGACAGACCAAAAAATCAATGGTTTCTTGAACTAATAGACGTGGCAGATAAACTCGCTCTCCCCTTCCCTTATTGCAACCGTCGCTGA
- a CDS encoding molybdopterin-binding protein, with the protein MQTTGSMLKPAVVTVGNEIIWGERPDDNRLWMLNELRLQGLSANIAVSLPDDEEIIGQWIGELKAYQCSPIFVSGGIGGTHDDRTRQGVAIALGKQLIKHEECFRILAEKYGSRFTEQRQRMAWLPEGSSLIPNPIGAPGFMVDNIFCFPGFPEMLKPMFQWVFHEILAKNLARAPLVTKEWLLPISEGEIGELIENFARQHPEAYIGLYPHIIKGTKQQVTVRLRYPRERQDIPDTLDRLINSMGLRT; encoded by the coding sequence ATGCAAACAACAGGTAGTATGTTAAAACCTGCTGTAGTCACGGTTGGAAATGAAATTATCTGGGGAGAACGCCCGGACGACAACAGACTGTGGATGTTAAATGAGCTACGCCTGCAAGGCCTATCAGCTAATATAGCTGTAAGCCTCCCAGATGATGAAGAAATTATCGGGCAATGGATCGGCGAACTCAAGGCTTATCAATGTAGCCCAATTTTCGTATCCGGAGGCATTGGAGGCACTCATGACGACAGAACTCGTCAGGGAGTTGCGATTGCCCTTGGGAAGCAACTTATTAAACATGAGGAATGTTTCCGTATTCTCGCGGAAAAATACGGCTCAAGATTTACAGAACAACGTCAACGGATGGCATGGCTCCCCGAAGGATCGTCCCTTATTCCAAATCCTATAGGTGCACCGGGATTCATGGTGGATAATATCTTCTGCTTCCCAGGCTTTCCCGAAATGTTAAAGCCAATGTTTCAGTGGGTTTTCCATGAAATACTTGCAAAAAATCTTGCCAGAGCTCCCTTGGTAACAAAAGAATGGTTGTTACCCATAAGTGAGGGCGAGATTGGGGAACTTATAGAAAATTTTGCAAGGCAACACCCAGAAGCTTATATAGGACTTTATCCCCATATCATAAAAGGCACAAAACAACAGGTAACTGTAAGACTAAGATATCCCAGGGAAAGACAGGACATTCCTGACACGCTTGACAGGCTAATCAATTCTATGGGATTGAGGACATAA
- a CDS encoding branched-chain amino acid aminotransferase yields the protein MIQIQISPASEGQRRPKPQDENNLVFGKHFSDHMFLMDYEIGKGWLNARIVPYENLSLDPAAMVLHYGQGIFEGLKAYRCADGTIQLFRPYKNFERFNRSARRMCMPEIDTDVQMQVLETLLKLDADWVPKNRGTSLYIRPTMIATEPALGVRPAHKYLYYIITCPVGAYYAEGFNPVKIYVTDEYVRAVRGGVGEAKTMANYAASLYAAEEAKKKGFTQVLWLDAVERRYVEEVGTMNIFFRIGDELITPPLSGSILPGVTRDSVIHMAKHWGIKVSERPITIDEVIETAQSGEMKECFGTGTAAVISPVGEICYRDKSYVVSNGQVGEWSRKFYDEIVGIQYGEKEDIFGWIRKIT from the coding sequence ATGATACAAATTCAGATTTCCCCCGCAAGTGAAGGGCAACGAAGACCCAAGCCGCAAGATGAGAATAACCTTGTCTTTGGCAAACATTTCAGCGACCATATGTTCCTTATGGATTACGAGATTGGTAAAGGCTGGCTCAACGCTCGTATAGTACCTTATGAGAATCTAAGCCTAGATCCAGCAGCTATGGTTTTGCATTATGGTCAGGGTATTTTTGAAGGTCTGAAAGCTTACAGATGTGCCGATGGCACCATACAGCTCTTCAGGCCTTACAAAAACTTTGAAAGATTCAACCGCTCTGCCAGGCGCATGTGTATGCCGGAAATTGATACCGATGTTCAAATGCAGGTTTTGGAAACGCTCCTTAAACTTGACGCAGACTGGGTGCCAAAAAATCGGGGAACCTCGCTTTACATTCGTCCAACCATGATAGCGACTGAACCAGCTCTGGGCGTGAGGCCTGCCCATAAGTATCTTTATTACATTATCACCTGTCCTGTGGGAGCCTATTACGCAGAAGGGTTCAACCCGGTAAAGATTTATGTAACCGACGAATATGTTAGAGCCGTCCGCGGAGGTGTAGGCGAAGCTAAAACAATGGCAAACTACGCAGCAAGTCTTTACGCCGCTGAAGAGGCAAAGAAAAAAGGGTTTACTCAGGTGCTATGGCTTGACGCTGTTGAGCGTCGCTATGTGGAAGAAGTAGGGACAATGAATATATTTTTCCGCATAGGCGATGAACTTATCACACCGCCTCTTAGCGGTTCTATCCTTCCTGGGGTAACCAGAGATTCTGTAATTCACATGGCTAAACACTGGGGAATCAAGGTCAGCGAACGGCCTATTACCATAGATGAAGTGATAGAAACCGCTCAATCCGGTGAGATGAAGGAGTGCTTTGGAACTGGAACCGCTGCCGTTATATCTCCTGTGGGCGAGATTTGCTATCGTGATAAAAGCTATGTTGTAAGTAACGGTCAGGTGGGTGAATGGTCCAGGAAGTTTTACGATGAAATCGTGGGAATTCAATACGGAGAAAAAGAAGATATTTTCGGCTGGATTCGTAAAATAACGTAG
- a CDS encoding flagellar hook basal-body protein, giving the protein MSRIMSISLSGMINAAQRMNVISHNVANTQTPGFKAQRVHSADVVTGSGEGAGVSLLALSHSTSPGPIIETGDWSNLALNGSGYFALQDPSGKVHYTRNGSFHLDDQGFLVNDQGYRLMNSQGNPIPSLDPSSYNAFQVDDQGHIWGIRSDGTVQNLGNDYQIGVAKFPNESGLVSEGGTLYMASPQSGPPDMGQPGSDGRGLLISGFIEGSNVRIEEEMVGTILAKTAYEANAKVISTANDMNKALLDIKT; this is encoded by the coding sequence ATGTCTCGCATTATGTCTATCAGTTTGAGCGGTATGATTAATGCTGCTCAGCGCATGAACGTAATATCTCACAATGTCGCAAATACACAAACACCGGGTTTTAAAGCTCAGAGAGTGCATTCTGCCGATGTGGTAACAGGAAGCGGTGAAGGGGCTGGAGTATCACTCCTCGCTCTTAGCCATTCCACATCGCCAGGACCAATTATAGAAACCGGCGACTGGAGCAACCTAGCTCTGAACGGATCAGGGTATTTTGCCCTTCAGGACCCTAGTGGGAAGGTTCACTATACAAGAAACGGATCATTTCATCTTGATGACCAGGGCTTTCTCGTAAACGATCAGGGCTACAGGTTGATGAACTCTCAGGGAAATCCTATCCCATCGCTAGATCCTTCCTCATATAATGCTTTTCAGGTCGATGATCAGGGACATATATGGGGAATTAGATCAGACGGCACGGTTCAAAACTTAGGAAATGACTATCAAATAGGTGTTGCAAAATTTCCAAACGAATCAGGATTGGTATCCGAAGGAGGAACCCTGTACATGGCATCTCCTCAGTCCGGCCCGCCTGATATGGGACAACCTGGTTCTGATGGCAGAGGTTTACTGATAAGCGGATTTATAGAAGGATCTAACGTAAGAATTGAAGAAGAAATGGTTGGAACAATTTTGGCTAAAACGGCCTACGAAGCAAACGCCAAGGTTATTTCTACCGCAAACGACATGAATAAGGCTCTCCTTGACATAAAAACATAG
- the hisS gene encoding histidine--tRNA ligase yields MKQPLQAVRGMMDILPEEVGKWRFLEETARSIFQRFGYREIRTPLLEATELFARSIGEATDIVEKEMYTFYDSKGRSLSLRPEATASIIRAFIQHQLHTTRDLKFFLIGPMFRHERPQKGRYRQFHQIDVEAFGVRDPILDAELMFMAVQFLQTLGVKDISLELNTLGCPICRPQFRSVLQDYLKERTELLCPDCVRRITRNPLRCFDCKVSQCKSALQDAPRLIDFVCKDCETHFGHVRSYLDDLGVSYVVNPVMVRGLDYYVRTAFEIVTQHLGAQNAVGGGGRYDGLMKDLGGPDLPGIGFALGIERIMLLMDDSRALYQKPNIDVFMVLLGEAARRKGFLIAQQLREAGLSVEMDYEPKSAKSQMRSADKSGAMVSVIIGDDELNQSVAQIRFMKMGSQRICELNELVFELTSILKDQTL; encoded by the coding sequence GTGAAACAGCCGTTGCAAGCCGTAAGAGGCATGATGGACATCCTGCCCGAGGAAGTGGGAAAATGGCGTTTTTTAGAGGAAACGGCAAGGTCTATATTCCAGCGTTTTGGATATCGTGAAATTAGGACACCTCTTCTGGAAGCAACCGAACTTTTCGCCAGAAGTATAGGAGAAGCCACAGATATTGTTGAAAAAGAGATGTACACCTTTTACGATTCTAAAGGGAGATCCCTTTCGCTTCGTCCCGAAGCAACAGCTTCTATCATAAGAGCTTTTATCCAGCATCAGCTCCATACAACTCGCGACCTTAAATTCTTCCTCATTGGGCCTATGTTCAGGCATGAAAGGCCTCAAAAGGGGCGCTATCGGCAATTTCATCAAATTGACGTGGAAGCCTTTGGAGTTCGAGATCCGATACTAGATGCAGAGCTTATGTTTATGGCAGTGCAGTTTTTACAAACGCTGGGGGTAAAGGATATCTCGCTCGAATTGAACACTCTGGGATGTCCTATTTGCAGGCCTCAATTTAGATCCGTCCTTCAGGATTATCTCAAAGAGCGAACGGAACTTTTATGCCCGGACTGCGTTCGAAGGATTACTCGAAATCCCTTAAGATGCTTTGATTGTAAAGTTTCTCAATGTAAATCAGCTCTTCAGGATGCTCCACGTCTCATAGACTTTGTGTGTAAGGACTGCGAAACTCATTTTGGGCATGTTAGGTCCTATCTTGATGATCTTGGAGTTAGCTATGTAGTTAATCCGGTTATGGTGCGAGGGTTAGATTATTACGTTCGCACTGCCTTTGAGATTGTTACACAACACCTGGGAGCTCAAAATGCCGTGGGAGGTGGAGGGCGATATGACGGTTTGATGAAGGATTTGGGAGGACCAGACTTGCCAGGTATAGGTTTTGCCCTCGGTATTGAACGTATAATGCTGCTTATGGATGACTCGAGAGCTTTATACCAGAAGCCTAATATTGACGTTTTTATGGTTCTTCTTGGAGAAGCCGCTCGTAGAAAGGGATTTCTTATTGCTCAACAACTTAGAGAAGCTGGTTTGTCTGTGGAAATGGATTACGAACCCAAAAGCGCGAAAAGCCAGATGAGATCAGCCGACAAGTCAGGAGCGATGGTATCTGTGATTATAGGGGATGATGAACTGAACCAATCTGTCGCGCAGATCCGATTTATGAAAATGGGATCTCAGAGAATCTGCGAGCTAAACGAGCTTGTTTTCGAACTGACTTCGATCTTAAAAGATCAAACTTTATAA
- a CDS encoding TrpB-like pyridoxal phosphate-dependent enzyme, with amino-acid sequence MFKIMLPEDKIPKKWYNVVADLPSPLEPVLHPATGQPVKPEDLAAIFPPSLVEQEVSQERWIDIPEPVLQKYLIWRPTPLRRALNLERYLNTPARIYYKDEGVSPPGSHKPNTAIPQAYFNKIDGTKKICTETGAGQWGSALAFATSFFGIQCEVYMVKVSYNQKPYRRIMMEAWGATCIPSPSDKTDTGRSILANDPDSPGSLGIAISEAIEAAITHEGARYALGSVLNHVLLHQTIIGLEAQEQMKLLGEHPDVVIGCVGGGSNFAGLAFPFVRDKIYGKDIDIIAVEPASCPTLTKGPYTYDFGDTAKKTPLLPMHTLGHHFVPPPLHAGGLRYHGMAPLVSKLFADGLIRAKAVQQLDTFPAGITWARTEGYIPAPETTHAISVVIEEALKAKEEGREKVILFCWSGHGLLDMAAYQAYMEGKLTNYSLSEEEISETLKAIENLPKLRR; translated from the coding sequence ATGTTCAAAATTATGCTGCCCGAAGATAAAATCCCAAAAAAATGGTATAATGTAGTTGCTGATTTACCCAGTCCTTTAGAGCCGGTTTTGCATCCAGCTACCGGACAACCTGTAAAGCCAGAAGACCTTGCTGCCATTTTCCCGCCAAGTCTTGTTGAACAAGAAGTAAGTCAAGAAAGGTGGATTGATATACCGGAACCTGTTTTACAGAAGTATCTTATATGGCGCCCGACACCTTTGAGACGAGCTCTAAATCTCGAACGTTATTTGAATACCCCTGCTCGCATTTACTACAAGGACGAAGGCGTAAGCCCCCCAGGAAGTCATAAACCCAACACTGCCATTCCTCAGGCGTATTTCAACAAAATAGACGGCACAAAAAAGATATGCACCGAAACCGGAGCAGGCCAATGGGGAAGCGCTCTAGCCTTTGCCACATCCTTTTTTGGAATCCAGTGCGAAGTTTACATGGTTAAAGTAAGTTACAATCAGAAACCATACCGCAGGATCATGATGGAGGCGTGGGGAGCCACATGCATACCGAGCCCAAGTGACAAGACGGACACAGGAAGATCCATTCTGGCGAATGATCCTGATTCACCCGGAAGTCTAGGAATAGCTATCAGCGAAGCCATAGAAGCAGCAATAACCCACGAAGGGGCTAGATATGCACTGGGAAGCGTTCTGAATCACGTATTGCTCCATCAGACAATCATTGGGCTTGAGGCCCAGGAACAAATGAAACTTCTAGGAGAACATCCTGACGTAGTTATAGGCTGCGTAGGTGGAGGAAGCAATTTTGCGGGTCTTGCCTTTCCCTTTGTGAGAGACAAGATTTACGGGAAAGATATTGATATCATAGCCGTGGAGCCAGCTTCGTGCCCTACTCTTACCAAAGGTCCATACACCTACGACTTTGGCGACACCGCTAAAAAAACTCCTCTGCTTCCCATGCATACTCTGGGGCATCATTTTGTTCCACCTCCACTACATGCAGGAGGATTGCGATATCATGGAATGGCTCCACTGGTGAGCAAACTTTTTGCGGATGGGTTAATTCGAGCAAAGGCGGTTCAACAACTTGACACCTTCCCGGCCGGAATTACCTGGGCAAGGACAGAAGGTTACATCCCTGCACCCGAAACGACTCATGCCATATCAGTTGTGATTGAAGAAGCTCTAAAAGCTAAAGAGGAAGGACGAGAAAAGGTGATACTATTTTGCTGGAGCGGTCACGGCCTTCTCGATATGGCAGCTTATCAGGCTTATATGGAAGGCAAATTAACAAATTATTCTCTTTCTGAAGAAGAAATTTCCGAAACGTTGAAAGCTATAGAAAATCTTCCTAAGTTGCGAAGATAA
- the nrfD gene encoding NrfD/PsrC family molybdoenzyme membrane anchor subunit translates to MFDRVFTKSGDDFKKLLKLLSVFIGLGFICYLFQYYRGLGITGMSRDVSWGLYIAQFTFLVGVAASAVMVVLPYYLHNFKAFGRITILGEFLAIAAVSMCLLFIIVDLGMPHRLFNVLRYPTPNSILFWDMVVLNGYLLLNILIGWNVLDAERMGVAPPKWVKPLIYVSIPWAVSIHTVTAFLYAGLPGRHFWLTAIMAARFLASAFSSGPALLILLALFIKKRTKFDPGEEAIQALAKIVTYALIISVFFVLLELFTAYYSQVPGHTNHFNYLLFGLHGHAELVPWTWLSNILAVVALALLINPNTRKQEKTLKIACFATFFSLWIEKGITLVITGFIPNTFETITRYIPTIPEVFITLGVWSAGFFILAVLYKIAVSIKEELGA, encoded by the coding sequence ATGTTTGACAGAGTTTTCACTAAATCAGGGGATGATTTTAAGAAGCTGTTAAAGTTGCTTAGCGTGTTTATAGGGCTTGGATTTATATGTTACCTGTTTCAATACTACCGAGGCTTGGGCATCACGGGCATGAGCCGTGATGTTTCCTGGGGATTGTATATCGCCCAGTTTACTTTCCTCGTTGGAGTTGCAGCTTCCGCTGTTATGGTGGTGCTCCCCTATTATCTCCATAACTTCAAAGCCTTTGGTAGGATTACCATTCTTGGAGAATTCCTGGCTATAGCCGCCGTCTCCATGTGTCTCCTATTCATTATCGTTGACCTTGGAATGCCTCATCGTCTTTTCAATGTGCTTCGTTACCCCACTCCCAACTCCATACTTTTCTGGGACATGGTGGTTCTAAACGGATACCTACTCCTGAACATACTCATCGGCTGGAATGTGCTTGATGCAGAACGCATGGGCGTTGCACCTCCAAAATGGGTAAAACCTCTTATCTATGTCTCCATACCCTGGGCAGTCAGTATTCACACTGTAACGGCCTTCCTTTACGCAGGTCTTCCAGGACGTCATTTCTGGTTGACGGCTATTATGGCTGCGAGATTTCTTGCTTCGGCATTTTCTTCAGGTCCTGCTCTTTTGATACTGCTTGCTCTCTTCATCAAGAAGAGAACTAAATTTGATCCCGGCGAAGAAGCTATCCAGGCTCTGGCAAAAATCGTAACTTATGCTCTCATCATCAGCGTCTTTTTCGTGCTCCTGGAACTTTTCACCGCTTATTACAGCCAGGTTCCAGGTCATACGAACCACTTTAACTATCTATTGTTTGGTCTTCACGGTCACGCTGAACTTGTGCCCTGGACATGGCTGTCAAACATCCTTGCTGTGGTTGCTCTTGCGCTTCTCATCAATCCCAACACTCGAAAACAGGAAAAGACCCTTAAGATTGCATGTTTTGCCACTTTCTTCTCGCTCTGGATCGAGAAAGGAATTACGCTTGTTATTACAGGTTTTATCCCCAACACATTTGAAACCATTACTCGCTACATACCGACAATTCCCGAAGTGTTTATTACTCTTGGGGTCTGGTCAGCAGGATTCTTTATCCTAGCTGTGCTGTATAAGATAGCCGTAAGCATTAAAGAAGAATTAGGAGCATAA
- a CDS encoding 4Fe-4S dicluster domain-containing protein has translation MDEKRRNFLKITGACVLGVSLLPALKVSAAKKVTEEKGPTYKAHPKALHGKRWAMVVDVKRCQEQNKKGECRKCIEACHSLHNVPTIPNEKEIKWIWKDNFEHSFPGTAHEYVPEDFHEGPFILLCNHCSNPACVRVCPTKATFQRADGIVMMDHHRCIGCRYCMAGCPFGARSFNWRDPKLYLTQLNYDYPIRRRGVVEKCTFCDERLGEGLLPACVEACPAKALIFGDLDDPSSEVRRILSKRLSLRRKLEVGTQPNVYYLV, from the coding sequence ATGGATGAAAAAAGAAGGAATTTTCTTAAGATAACAGGTGCTTGCGTTCTGGGAGTCTCGCTCCTACCTGCGCTAAAAGTATCAGCCGCAAAAAAGGTCACAGAAGAAAAGGGACCAACTTATAAAGCGCATCCAAAGGCTCTTCATGGGAAACGCTGGGCTATGGTGGTGGATGTTAAGCGTTGCCAGGAACAAAACAAAAAAGGCGAATGTCGAAAATGCATTGAAGCCTGTCATAGCCTTCATAATGTGCCCACAATTCCAAACGAGAAAGAAATCAAGTGGATCTGGAAAGACAATTTTGAACATTCATTCCCGGGCACAGCTCATGAATACGTGCCGGAGGATTTCCACGAAGGGCCCTTTATTTTGCTTTGTAACCATTGTTCTAACCCGGCTTGCGTCAGAGTATGCCCGACTAAAGCCACATTTCAGCGAGCCGATGGTATTGTTATGATGGATCATCATCGCTGTATAGGCTGTAGATACTGCATGGCGGGATGTCCTTTTGGAGCAAGAAGCTTTAATTGGCGTGATCCAAAGCTATATCTTACCCAGCTTAACTATGACTACCCGATAAGACGTCGAGGCGTGGTAGAAAAATGCACCTTCTGCGATGAACGTTTGGGAGAGGGATTGCTTCCTGCCTGCGTAGAGGCCTGCCCTGCAAAAGCTCTAATATTTGGAGATCTAGATGATCCATCATCTGAAGTGCGTCGCATACTTAGTAAGCGGCTCAGCCTTCGCAGGAAGCTAGAGGTTGGAACACAACCGAATGTGTATTACCTGGTGTAA
- the dsrJ gene encoding sulfate reduction electron transfer complex DsrMKJOP subunit DsrJ: MKIYDAKPILIGLVIFIGFVSLPFWLNGGKASPPPDPKLDTPAIQILEKKECVASKDYMRKAHMVVLNDWRTQAVRNAKRYYVTAGGTTYPASLQRACMRCHSNKAQFCDTCHNYIGLAPYCWDCHLPPKQETAQATKK; this comes from the coding sequence ATGAAGATCTATGATGCAAAACCCATTTTGATCGGTTTAGTTATATTCATAGGCTTTGTTAGCCTGCCCTTCTGGCTAAACGGCGGCAAGGCTTCCCCTCCGCCCGATCCCAAGCTCGACACACCAGCAATACAAATTCTTGAGAAGAAGGAATGTGTGGCGAGCAAAGACTACATGAGAAAAGCCCACATGGTGGTTCTTAACGATTGGAGAACTCAGGCGGTTCGCAACGCAAAACGTTACTACGTAACTGCAGGAGGAACTACTTATCCAGCCAGTCTGCAGCGTGCCTGTATGAGATGCCACTCCAATAAAGCTCAATTCTGCGATACCTGTCATAACTATATAGGGCTGGCACCATACTGCTGGGACTGCCATCTGCCGCCGAAACAGGAAACAGCTCAGGCAACCAAGAAGTAA